The following proteins come from a genomic window of Coffea arabica cultivar ET-39 chromosome 11c, Coffea Arabica ET-39 HiFi, whole genome shotgun sequence:
- the LOC113716367 gene encoding protein KTI12 homolog produces the protein MALVVICGQPSSGKSTAASCLAEALKDTESKPSVRIIDETAFHLNRNQSYANMTAEKNLRGVLRSEVDRSVSKDTIIIVDSLNSIKGYRYELWCLARSTGIRYCVLFCDVEEPCCRKWNQERREREEPSYDDRIIEDLVRRFEKPDRRNRWDSPLFELWPSRDGIQKSSDAIVEAVSYLTKKVDSKTRDVKILQPTIATQNARSSEANSLYEMDKATQEVINVIVEAQSKALGGPISSVSLGADLPNIHIGRSVGLPELRRLRRTFIKLTGQSSLSGPPPPSDADSAKRMFADYLNRELGT, from the coding sequence ATGGCATTGGTTGTTATATGTGGTCAACCAAGTAGTGGGAAGTCAACTGCTGCCAGTTGCCTGGCTGAAGCTCTTAAAGACACAGAATCAAAGCCTTCTGTCCGGATTATTGATGAAACTGCATTTCATCTTAATCGCAATCAAAGTTATGCTAACATGACTGCTGAGAAGAATTTGAGGGGGGTACTTAGATCTGAAGTCGATAGATCTGTGTCCAAAGATACCATCATAATAGTGGATTCTTTAAACAGCATAAAGGGTTACAGATACGAGCTATGGTGCTTGGCCCGTTCAACAGGAATTAGATATTGTGTGCTCTTCTGTGATGTTGAGGAGCCCTGCTGTAGAAAATGGAATCAAGAGCGCCGGGAGAGAGAAGAACCATCATATGATGATAGAATCATTGAAGACTTGGTTAGGAGGTTTGAGAAACCAGATAGAAGAAATCGGTGGGATTCGCCATTGTTCGAGCTATGGCCCTCTAGAGACGGAATTCAAAAGTCTTCTGATGCTATAGTAGAAGCTGTTTCCTACTTGACAAAAAAGGTTGACTCAAAAACTAGGGATGTTAAAATTTTACAGCCAACAATTGCAACTCAAAATGCTCGCTCGTCAGAGGCTAATTCTCTTTATGAGATGGACAAGGCTACACAAGAAGTGATCAACGTCATAGTAGAAGCCCAGTCCAAAGCACTGGGGGGTCCTATCAGCAGCGTGTCGCTTGGGGCAGATTTACCGAACATCCATATAGGAAGATCAGTTGGATTACCTGAGTTACGTAGGCTGCGGCGAACTTTCATAAAATTAACAGGACAATCAAGTTTAAGTGGTCCTCCTCCACCTTCCGATGCTGATAGTGCAAAGAGGATGTTTGCGGATTATTTGAATAGAGAGTTAGGTACTTGA
- the LOC113715366 gene encoding uncharacterized protein, giving the protein MEDDEDEPPLAVAITATVDHVISQPSDTFPPVGVTVITGYLGAGKSTLVNHILKTQHGKRIAVILNEFGEEIGVERAMINEGEEGGLVEEWVELDNGCICCTVKHSLVQALEQLVQRKERLDHILLETTGLANPAPLASVLWLDDQLESAVKLDSIITVIDAKNLRHQLNLHRDSSSFPEAYLQIAFADVVILNKVDQVMADDSGNILEELEKEIRDINSLASIIRSTRCQVELSKILDCQAYDASHVAHLEALLEQNKSLTTRELHDSGVRTLCICEPKKIDLDKVRMWLEEILWDKKYGMDVYRCKGVLSIVNSDQLHTLQAVREIYEIVPARKWRKDESQLNKIVFIGKLLNEEVLYDSLRACTVDNC; this is encoded by the exons ATGGAAGACGACGAGGACGAGCCACCGCTCGCCGTCGCGATCACCGCCACTGTAGATCATGTCATCTCGCAACCGTCCGACACTTTCCCTCCAGTTGGCGTCACCGTTATCACTGGCTATCTGGGTGCGGGAAAATCCACA TTGGTGAATCATATATTGAAAACCCAACATGGAAAGAGGATAGCAGTGATATTGAACGAGTTTGGGGAGGAAATCGGAGTGGAAAGGGCAATGATTAATGAAGGAGAGGAAGGTGGGCTAGTGGAGGAGTGGGTGGAGCTGGATAATGGCTGCATTTGTTGCACTGTTAAGCACAGTCTGGTTCAAGCATTGGAGCAGcttgttcaaagaaaagaaag ACTTGACCATATATTACTGGAAACCACAGGGCTGGCAAACCCTGCTCCTCTTGCATCTGTTCTTTGGTTGGATGATCAGCTCGAGTCAGCTGTTAAGCTCGATTCTATCATCACA GTTATTGATGCCAAAAACCTTCGTCACCAGCTTAATTTGCATCGTGATTCGTCATCATTTCCTGAAGCATATTTACAAATAGCTTTTGCG GATGTTGTGATTCTTAACAAAGTCGATCAAGTTATGGCAGATGATTCTGGAAATATTTTAGAGGAATTGGAGAAGGAGATACGTGATATCAACTCCCTTGCCAGTATCATTCGTTCCACACGGTGTCAAGTAGAATTATCCAAGATATTGGACTGCCAGGCATATGATGCTTCA CATGTTGCTCATTTGGAAGCACTGCTTGAACAAAACAAATCCCTTACTACCAGAGAACTTCATGATTCTGGTGTGAGAACCTTGTGCATCTGTGAGCCAAAGAAAATAGATCTTGACAAG GTTCGGATGTGGCTAGAGGAGATTCTTTGGGATAAAAAATATGGCATGGATGTTTATCGTTGCAAAGGGGTTTTAAGCATAGTAAACTCTGATCAACTTCATACTTTGCAG GCTGTGAGGGAAATCTACGAGATTGTTCCAGCTCGCAAATGGAGAAAAGATGAAAGTCAACTAAACAAAATAGTGTTCATAG GTAAGTTGTTAAACGAAGAAGTTCTTTATGACTCCTTAAGAGCTTGCACTGTTGACAACTGTTAA
- the LOC113715721 gene encoding beta-glucosidase 40-like, giving the protein MVVLRKDILLFVFVAILGLRTCLGQINRGSFPKGFVFGTASSAYQYEGAVKADGRGPTVWDKFAHSFGKVLDFSNADVAVDQYHRYNEDVQLMKDMGMDAYRFSIAWTRLFPNGTGELNQAGVDHYNTLIDTLLANGIEPYVTIYHWDLPQALQDKYNGWLSPQIINDFAVFAETCFQKFGDRVKHWITFNEPHTFAVQGYDVGLQAPGRCSILLRAFCTAGNSATEPYIVGHNVLLAHSTVADIYKRKYKPTQKGSIGISLDTFWYEPASNSTEDIQATKRAIDFNLGWFLEPLIVGDYPSSMRTRVGKRLPKFSQVQSLALKGSLDFVGINHYTTWYAKNNSTNIIGDLLNDSLADSGAITLPFKGLQPIGDRANSIWLYIVPRGIRSLMNYIKQTYGNPLVIITENGMDDGNSPFNSIQNALHDEKRIKYHNDYLTNLLAAVKEDGCNVQGYFVWSLLDNWEWGAGYTSRFGLYYVDYKDKLKRYAKDSVKWFKNFLTAA; this is encoded by the exons ATGGTGGTGCTGAGAAAAGACATTCTTTTATTTGTATTTGTGGCTATTTTGGGGCTCCGGACATGCTTGGGACAGATTAACAGAGGAAGTTTTCCGAAGGGTTTTGTCTTTGGGACCGCCTCTTCTGCTTATCAG TATGAAGGAGCAGTTAAGGCGGATGGAAGGGGTCCCACAGTCTGGGACAAATTTGCACATTCTTTCG GTAAGGTACTTGATTTTAGCAATGCTGATGTAGCAGTGGATCAGTATCATCGATACAAT GAGGATGTACAACTCATGAAGGATATGGGGATGGATGCCTACAGGTTTTCAATAGCTTGGACTAGGCTTTTCCCAA ATGGAACTGGGGAACTCAATCAGGCTGGAGTTGATCACTATAACACACTGATTGACACTTTACTAGCCAACG GAATCGAACCATATGTGACAATCTACCATTGGGATCTTCCTCAAGCACTCCAAGATAAATATAATGGATGGCTTAGCCCTCAAATTAT CAATGACTTTGCTGTGTTTGCTGAGACATGCTTCCAAAAATTTGGTGACCGGGTGAAGCATTGGATCACATTTAACGAGCCTCACACTTTCGCAGTTCAAGGCTATGATGTCGGTCTCCAAGCACCAGGCAGATGCTCAATCCTCCTCCGTGCATTCTGCACGGCTGGAAACTCTGCTACTGAACCTTACATAGTTGGACACAATGTCCTCCTGGCTCATTCCACTGTGGCGGACATTTACAAGAGAAAATACAAG CCTACACAGAAAGGATCAATTGGGATTTCATTAGATACTTTCTGGTACGAACCTGCGTCAAACTCCACCGAAGACATTCAAGCAACGAAAAGAGCTATAGATTTCAATCTGGGCTG GTTTCTTGAGCCTCTTATTGTGGGTGACTACCCGAGCTCAATGAGAACCAGAGTGGGAAAAAGGCTCCCAAAGTTTTCCCAAGTGCAGTCATTGGCTTTAAAGGgttctttggattttgttggCATAAATCACTATACTACTTGGTATGCCAAGAATAACAGTACAAACATAATAGGCGATCTGCTCAATGATTCCCTGGCAGACAGCGGAGCTATTACCCTTC CTTTTAAAGGTTTACAGCCTATAGGTGACAGG GCAAATTCAATTTGGTTGTACATTGTACCTCGTGGGATCAGAAGCCTGATGAACTACATCAAGCAAACCTACGGCAATCCTCTAGTCATAATCACTGAAAATG GGATGGATGACGGAAATAGCCCGTTTAATTCTATCCAAAATGCTCTGCATGATGAGAAAAGGATCAAATACCACAACGATTATCTCACAAACTTATTAGCTGCTGTCAA AGAGGATGGATGCAATGTACAGGGATATTTTGTGTGGTCGTTGTTGGATAACTGGGAATGGGGAGCTGGATACACTTCAAGATTTGGACTTTACTATGTTGATTACAAAGACAAGCTGAAGAGATATGCAAAGGATTCTGTCAAGTGGTTCAAGAATTTCTTGACTGCAGCTTGA